The following proteins are co-located in the Pseudomonas synxantha genome:
- a CDS encoding lysozyme inhibitor LprI family protein: protein MKSIFLALALIATTAHAAEDTDSTPCDGIENDKQTLACAAYNKTTAEQLLKDNYQGLLERMGSIYGSDKTKLADITARLKDAQQKWEKLRDADCAVDTFPAVNGSKEYAIAQNDCLARMSDERSEFLESIGQE, encoded by the coding sequence ATGAAATCGATTTTCCTGGCTTTGGCACTCATCGCAACCACCGCCCACGCAGCCGAAGACACCGACAGCACACCGTGCGACGGCATCGAAAACGACAAACAGACCCTGGCCTGCGCCGCCTACAACAAAACCACTGCCGAGCAACTGCTCAAGGATAACTACCAGGGCCTGCTGGAACGCATGGGTTCGATCTATGGCAGCGACAAGACCAAGCTGGCCGACATTACCGCTCGTCTGAAGGACGCCCAGCAGAAGTGGGAAAAACTGCGTGACGCCGATTGCGCGGTGGACACCTTCCCGGCGGTGAATGGCAGCAAGGAATACGCGATTGCGCAGAATGATTGCCTGGCCCGGATGAGTGATGAGCGGTCGGAGTTTTTGGAGTCGATTGGGCAGGAGTAA
- a CDS encoding electron transfer flavoprotein subunit beta produces the protein MTSNVISLVSIGAHPTSGRPRRAEQDARAVELGLQMAGDKLQVLHAGNIAEPTLRSYLGMGLAQLQVLEQPPGSDALPILSEYLRDAGAQVVLTGSQAETGEGSGMLPFLLAEQLGWPLIVGLAQVESIEAGVAHVLQALPRGQRRRLKVRLPFLATVDNAAPKPRQSAYGPAQRGELAAHEVEIEQDELFTGAQLQPAKPRPKRLKVIKAKSGADRMKAATAKASGGGGRVLKGVSAEEGAQAILQLLLEEGVVR, from the coding sequence ATGACAAGCAATGTTATCAGCCTGGTATCCATCGGCGCCCACCCCACTTCCGGGCGTCCGCGCCGTGCGGAGCAGGATGCGCGTGCCGTCGAGCTGGGCCTGCAAATGGCTGGGGATAAGTTGCAGGTGCTGCACGCCGGCAACATCGCTGAACCGACCCTGCGCAGCTACCTGGGCATGGGCCTGGCGCAACTGCAGGTACTGGAACAACCGCCAGGCTCCGATGCCTTGCCGATACTCAGTGAGTATCTGCGCGATGCTGGTGCCCAAGTGGTACTCACCGGCAGCCAGGCCGAAACCGGTGAAGGCTCGGGCATGCTGCCGTTCCTGTTGGCCGAACAATTGGGTTGGCCGCTGATTGTAGGGTTGGCCCAGGTGGAATCCATCGAGGCTGGCGTGGCGCATGTGCTGCAAGCGTTGCCCCGTGGCCAGCGGCGGCGCCTGAAGGTGCGCCTGCCGTTTCTCGCGACGGTGGATAACGCCGCACCCAAACCACGCCAAAGCGCCTACGGCCCGGCGCAGCGCGGGGAGCTGGCGGCCCATGAAGTCGAGATCGAACAGGATGAGTTATTCACAGGGGCGCAGCTGCAACCAGCCAAGCCGCGACCCAAGCGGCTCAAGGTTATCAAGGCCAAGAGCGGCGCCGACCGCATGAAGGCAGCCACGGCCAAGGCCAGCGGTGGCGGCGGACGAGTGCTCAAGGGCGTCAGCGCTGAAGAGGGCGCCCAGGCGATTCTCCAATTATTGCTTGAGGAGGGCGTGGTTCGCTGA
- a CDS encoding DUF5943 domain-containing protein, protein MAKIAPQLPIEVDSETGVWTSDALPMLYVPRHFFVNNHMGIEEVLGADAYAEILYKAGYKSAWHWCEKEAECHGLEGVAVFEHYMKRLSQRGWGLFKIQDIDLDKGTASVKLEHSAFVYVYGKVGRKVDYMFTGWFAGAMDQILQARGSNIRTVAEQVYGGSEEGHDDGLFTVKPL, encoded by the coding sequence ATGGCCAAGATCGCCCCGCAATTGCCTATTGAAGTCGACAGCGAAACCGGTGTCTGGACCTCCGACGCCCTGCCAATGCTGTACGTGCCGCGGCATTTCTTCGTCAATAACCACATGGGTATCGAAGAAGTACTGGGCGCCGACGCCTATGCCGAAATCCTTTATAAGGCCGGCTACAAATCCGCCTGGCACTGGTGTGAAAAAGAAGCCGAATGCCACGGCCTGGAAGGTGTCGCGGTGTTCGAGCACTACATGAAGCGCCTGTCGCAACGCGGCTGGGGCCTGTTCAAGATCCAGGATATCGACCTGGATAAAGGCACCGCCAGCGTCAAGCTGGAGCACTCGGCGTTTGTCTATGTGTACGGCAAGGTCGGGCGCAAGGTGGACTACATGTTCACCGGCTGGTTTGCCGGTGCCATGGACCAGATTCTGCAAGCGCGCGGCAGCAACATCCGCACCGTAGCCGAACAAGTCTATGGAGGCTCCGAAGAGGGCCATGACGACGGGCTGTTCACCGTCAAGCCGTTGTAA
- a CDS encoding electron transfer flavoprotein subunit alpha/FixB family protein, with protein MSDIIRRDPRAEWIARNRLHPLHAAMQPVQHSWMGPNGIIRKNVHGVGFIGPNGIKRIDRSGAQQGGAAKRTAAVEVQLPLHQVQAPAFYVNVVPDMVGGRLSSHDRDLLGLARQLAGSDGAVLAVVFGEPKEAGFSTAGVDRLLVLEGHEFDGYSPEQRVQGLRAVDNQFNPRHWLLPDSRSGGGELGRRFAASLKERPATRVWQIKDQTCIGRAGAGQEDLARPLPRLILAAAECADPVSDTRHEVLPVELSTSLARSLPRIEDLGAVAVDPAAIPMAEAEFIFSGGNGVKDWALFHQTAAALGATEGASRVAVDDGFMARDRQVGASGTWVTARVYVAVGISGAIQHLQGIGACDKVVAINLDPGCDMIKRADLSVIGESAAILQALIDAVEAYRNGAKRDAA; from the coding sequence ATGAGCGACATTATCCGCCGCGACCCACGGGCCGAATGGATCGCCCGTAACCGCCTGCACCCGCTGCATGCGGCCATGCAGCCGGTACAACACAGTTGGATGGGCCCTAACGGGATCATCCGCAAGAATGTGCATGGCGTCGGTTTTATCGGCCCCAACGGCATCAAGCGTATCGACCGCAGCGGCGCCCAGCAGGGTGGTGCGGCCAAGCGCACGGCAGCAGTGGAAGTGCAATTGCCACTGCATCAGGTGCAAGCGCCTGCGTTCTACGTCAACGTGGTGCCGGACATGGTCGGTGGCCGCCTGAGCAGCCACGACCGTGACTTGCTCGGCCTGGCGCGACAACTGGCCGGCAGCGACGGCGCAGTACTGGCGGTGGTATTCGGCGAACCCAAGGAAGCTGGATTTTCCACCGCCGGTGTCGACCGCCTGCTGGTGTTGGAGGGCCATGAATTCGACGGTTACTCACCCGAGCAACGTGTGCAGGGGCTGCGTGCTGTGGATAACCAGTTCAACCCGCGTCATTGGCTGCTGCCGGACAGCCGCAGTGGCGGTGGCGAGTTGGGCCGGCGCTTTGCCGCCAGCCTCAAGGAACGCCCCGCCACGCGGGTGTGGCAAATCAAGGATCAGACCTGCATCGGCCGTGCCGGCGCAGGTCAGGAAGACTTGGCCCGACCACTGCCACGCCTGATTCTGGCTGCTGCCGAATGTGCCGACCCGGTCAGCGATACTCGCCATGAAGTGTTGCCCGTGGAGTTATCCACAAGCCTGGCGCGCAGCCTGCCACGCATCGAAGATCTCGGCGCGGTAGCGGTGGACCCGGCGGCGATTCCGATGGCCGAGGCCGAGTTCATTTTCTCCGGCGGTAACGGCGTGAAGGACTGGGCGCTGTTCCACCAGACCGCCGCGGCCCTGGGCGCCACCGAAGGCGCCTCGCGGGTGGCAGTGGATGATGGCTTCATGGCGCGTGATCGGCAGGTCGGTGCCAGCGGCACCTGGGTCACGGCAAGGGTGTATGTGGCCGTGGGTATCTCCGGGGCGATCCAGCACCTGCAAGGCATCGGTGCCTGCGACAAGGTGGTGGCAATCAACCTCGACCCGGGTTGCGACATGATCAAGCGTGCCGACCTGTCGGTAATCGGCGAGAGCGCCGCGATTCTGCAAGCCTTGATCGATGCGGTCGAGGCCTACCGCAACGGCGCCAAGCGCGATGCAGCTTAG
- the dgcA gene encoding dimethylglycine demethylation protein DgcA has product MAFEAMFAPIQIGKLTIRNRVLSTAHAEVYATDGGMTTDRYVKYYEEKAKGGIGLAICGGSSVVAIDSPQEWWSSVNLSTDRIIPHFQNLADAMHKHGAKIMIQITHMGRRSRWDGFNWPTLMSPSGVREPVHRATCKTIEPEEIWRVIGNYAQAARRAKAGGLDGVELSAVHQHMIDQFWSPRVNKRTDEWGGSFEGRMKFGLEVLKAVRAEVGDDFCVGMRLCGDEFHPDGLSHEDMKQIAKYYDDTGMLDFIGVVGSGCDTHNTLANVIPNMSYPPEPFLHLAAGIKEVVKVPVLHAQNIKDPNQATRILEGGYVDMVGMTRAHIADPHLIAKIKMGQIDQIKQCVGANYCIDRQYQGLDVLCIQNAATSREYMGVPHIIEKSTGPKRKVVVVGAGPAGMEAARVAAERGHDVTLLEKKEFIGGQITTASKAPQRDQIAGITRWYQLELARLKVDLRLGVAADAETILDLRPDVVVLAVGGHPFIEQNEHWGAAEGLVVSSWDVLDGKVAPGKNVLVYDTICEFTGMSVADFLADKGCQVEIVTDDIKPGVAVGGTSFPTYYRSMYPKEVIMTGDMMLEKVYREGDKLVAVLENEYTGAKEERVVDQVVVENGVRPDEAIYYGLKEGSRNKGQIDVEALFAIKPQPCLSEAGEGYLLFRIGDCVAQRNTHAAIYDALRLCKDF; this is encoded by the coding sequence ATGGCTTTCGAAGCAATGTTCGCGCCGATCCAGATCGGCAAACTGACCATCCGCAACCGCGTGCTCAGTACCGCCCACGCCGAGGTGTATGCCACCGACGGTGGCATGACCACCGACCGCTATGTGAAGTACTACGAGGAAAAAGCCAAGGGCGGTATCGGCCTGGCGATCTGCGGCGGTTCCTCGGTGGTGGCCATCGACAGCCCCCAGGAGTGGTGGAGCTCGGTGAACCTGTCCACCGACCGCATCATCCCGCACTTTCAGAACCTGGCCGACGCCATGCACAAGCATGGCGCCAAGATCATGATCCAGATTACCCACATGGGCCGTCGCTCGCGTTGGGACGGCTTCAACTGGCCGACCCTGATGTCGCCATCCGGCGTACGTGAGCCGGTGCACCGTGCCACCTGCAAGACCATCGAACCGGAAGAAATCTGGCGCGTGATCGGCAACTACGCCCAGGCTGCGCGGCGTGCCAAGGCCGGTGGCCTGGACGGTGTGGAATTGTCTGCGGTGCACCAGCACATGATCGACCAATTCTGGAGCCCGCGGGTCAACAAGCGTACCGATGAATGGGGCGGTAGCTTCGAAGGGCGCATGAAGTTCGGCCTGGAAGTCTTGAAAGCCGTGCGTGCAGAAGTCGGTGATGACTTCTGCGTGGGCATGCGTCTGTGCGGTGACGAGTTCCATCCGGACGGCCTTTCCCATGAGGACATGAAGCAGATCGCCAAGTATTACGACGACACCGGCATGCTCGATTTCATCGGCGTAGTGGGCTCGGGTTGCGACACCCACAACACCTTGGCCAACGTGATCCCCAACATGAGTTATCCACCTGAGCCATTCCTGCACCTGGCCGCCGGTATCAAGGAAGTGGTCAAGGTTCCGGTGCTGCACGCGCAGAACATCAAGGACCCAAACCAGGCCACGCGCATTCTGGAAGGCGGCTATGTGGACATGGTCGGTATGACCCGTGCGCACATCGCCGACCCGCACCTGATCGCCAAGATCAAGATGGGCCAGATCGACCAGATCAAGCAGTGCGTCGGCGCCAACTATTGCATCGATCGCCAGTACCAGGGCCTGGATGTGCTGTGCATCCAGAACGCCGCGACGTCCCGTGAATACATGGGCGTGCCGCACATCATCGAAAAATCCACCGGACCCAAACGCAAAGTCGTGGTGGTCGGTGCCGGCCCGGCCGGGATGGAAGCTGCGCGGGTCGCCGCCGAACGTGGCCACGATGTGACCCTGTTGGAGAAGAAGGAATTTATCGGCGGGCAGATCACCACTGCCTCGAAAGCCCCGCAACGCGACCAGATCGCCGGTATCACTCGTTGGTACCAACTGGAGCTGGCGCGCTTGAAAGTCGACCTACGCCTGGGCGTGGCGGCGGATGCCGAGACCATCCTGGACCTGCGTCCGGATGTAGTAGTGCTGGCTGTCGGCGGGCATCCGTTCATCGAGCAGAACGAACACTGGGGCGCCGCCGAAGGTTTGGTGGTGAGCAGTTGGGATGTACTCGATGGCAAAGTCGCGCCAGGCAAGAACGTGCTGGTGTACGACACCATCTGTGAATTCACCGGCATGTCGGTGGCCGACTTCCTGGCCGACAAAGGTTGCCAGGTGGAAATCGTCACCGATGACATCAAACCCGGCGTGGCAGTTGGCGGTACGTCGTTCCCGACTTACTACCGCAGCATGTACCCCAAGGAAGTGATCATGACCGGCGACATGATGCTGGAAAAGGTCTATCGCGAGGGCGACAAGCTGGTGGCTGTGCTGGAGAACGAATACACCGGCGCCAAAGAGGAACGGGTGGTCGACCAGGTGGTGGTGGAGAACGGCGTACGTCCGGACGAAGCCATCTACTACGGGCTCAAGGAAGGGTCGCGCAACAAGGGCCAGATCGACGTCGAAGCCCTGTTCGCGATCAAGCCGCAGCCGTGCCTGAGCGAGGCGGGCGAGGGGTACTTGCTGTTCCGCATCGGTGACTGTGTGGCGCAGCGTAATACCCACGCTGCGATCTATGACGCCCTGCGCCTGTGCAAGGATTTCTGA
- a CDS encoding dipeptidase, with protein sequence MSPAELHADSIVIDGLIIAKWNRDLFEDMRKGGLTAANCTVSVWEGFQATINNIVASQTLIRENSDLVIPVKTTADIRRAKEQGKTGIIFGFQNAHAFEDQLGYVEIFKQLGVGVVQMCYNTQNLVGTGCYERDGGLSGFGREIVGEMNRVGIMCDLSHVGSKTSEEVILESKKPVCYSHCLPSGLKEHPRNKSDEELKFIADHGGFVGVTMFAPFLAKGIDSTIDDYAEAIEYTMNIVGEDAIGIGTDFTQGHGQDFFEMLTHDKGYARRLTSFGKIINPLGIRTVGEFPNLTETLLKRGHSERVVRKIMGENWVNVLKDVWGE encoded by the coding sequence ATGAGCCCAGCCGAATTGCACGCCGACAGCATCGTTATCGACGGGCTGATCATTGCCAAGTGGAATCGCGACCTGTTCGAGGACATGCGCAAGGGGGGCCTGACCGCCGCCAACTGCACCGTGTCGGTGTGGGAAGGGTTCCAGGCCACGATTAATAACATTGTTGCCAGCCAGACCCTGATCCGTGAGAACAGCGACCTGGTGATCCCGGTTAAAACCACCGCCGACATCCGCCGCGCCAAGGAACAAGGCAAGACCGGCATCATCTTCGGCTTCCAGAATGCCCATGCGTTTGAAGACCAGCTCGGCTACGTGGAGATCTTCAAGCAGCTCGGCGTGGGGGTGGTGCAGATGTGCTACAACACCCAGAACCTGGTGGGCACCGGTTGCTACGAGCGCGATGGCGGCCTGTCAGGTTTCGGTCGCGAAATCGTCGGCGAGATGAACCGCGTGGGCATCATGTGCGACCTGTCACACGTCGGGTCCAAAACCTCCGAAGAGGTGATCCTCGAATCGAAAAAGCCGGTGTGTTATTCCCACTGCCTACCGTCGGGCCTCAAGGAGCACCCGCGCAACAAATCCGATGAAGAGCTCAAGTTCATCGCCGATCATGGCGGTTTTGTCGGCGTGACCATGTTCGCGCCGTTCCTGGCCAAAGGTATCGACTCGACCATCGACGACTACGCCGAAGCCATCGAATACACCATGAATATCGTCGGCGAAGACGCTATCGGCATCGGCACCGACTTCACTCAGGGCCATGGCCAGGATTTCTTCGAAATGCTCACCCATGACAAGGGCTACGCCCGCCGCCTGACCAGCTTCGGCAAGATCATCAACCCGCTGGGCATCCGCACCGTGGGCGAGTTCCCCAACCTCACCGAAACCCTGCTCAAGCGCGGCCACAGCGAGCGCGTAGTGCGCAAGATCATGGGCGAGAACTGGGTCAACGTGCTCAAGGACGTCTGGGGCGAATAA
- the dgcB gene encoding dimethylglycine demethylation protein DgcB encodes MLNTLLPILLFAALGLAVLGALRRMNMWRRGRASKVDLLGGLLAMPKRYMVDLHHVVARDKYIANTHVATALGFVLSALLAILVHGFGLHNRILGYALLLASVLMFVGATFVYLRRRNPPARLSKGPWMRLPKSLMAFSVSFFLVTLPVAGILPADFGGWLLAALLSVGVLWGVSEMFFGMTWGGPMKHAFAGALHLAWHRRAERFGGGRSTGLKPLDLSDKSAPLGVEKPKDFTWNQLLGFDACVQCGKCEAACPAFAAGQPLNPKKLIQDMVVGLAGGTDAKFAGSPYPGKPIGEHGGNPHQPIVNGLVDAETLWSCTTCRACVEECPMMIEHVDAIVDMRRHLTLEKGATPNKGAEVLENLIATDNPGGFAPGGRLNWAADLNLPLLSDNGSCEVLFWVGDGAFDMRNQRTLRAFVKVLKAAKVDFAVLGLEERDSGDVARRLGDEATFQLLATRNIQTLAKYSFKRIVTCDPHSFHVLKNEYGAFNGNYLVQHHSTFMAELIGDGALNLGQHKGNSVTYHDPCYLGRYNGEYEAPRQVLRALGIEVKEMQRSGFRSRCCGGGGGAPITDIPGKQRIPDMRMDDIRETGAELVAVGCPQCTAMLEGVVEPRPLIKDIAELVADALLEDPAPVKTPIKREPAEVH; translated from the coding sequence ATGTTGAACACCTTGCTGCCAATCCTCTTGTTTGCTGCCCTGGGCCTTGCGGTCCTTGGCGCCCTGCGCCGCATGAACATGTGGCGTCGTGGCCGTGCATCCAAAGTCGACTTGCTCGGCGGCCTGCTGGCCATGCCCAAGCGCTACATGGTCGACTTGCACCACGTGGTCGCCCGCGACAAATACATCGCCAACACCCACGTCGCCACGGCGCTGGGCTTTGTGCTGTCGGCCCTGCTGGCCATTCTCGTACATGGCTTTGGCCTGCATAACCGTATCCTCGGCTATGCCCTGCTGCTGGCCTCGGTGCTGATGTTCGTTGGCGCTACCTTCGTCTACCTGCGTCGTCGCAATCCTCCGGCGCGCCTATCCAAGGGCCCGTGGATGCGCCTGCCGAAAAGCCTGATGGCTTTCTCGGTGAGCTTCTTTCTGGTGACCTTGCCGGTGGCCGGAATCCTGCCAGCGGACTTCGGCGGTTGGCTGCTCGCTGCGCTATTGAGCGTGGGCGTGCTGTGGGGTGTGTCCGAGATGTTTTTTGGCATGACCTGGGGCGGGCCAATGAAGCACGCCTTCGCCGGTGCCCTGCACCTGGCCTGGCACCGTCGCGCCGAGCGCTTTGGCGGTGGCCGCTCCACGGGGTTGAAACCCCTGGACCTCAGCGATAAATCTGCACCGCTGGGCGTGGAAAAACCCAAGGATTTCACCTGGAACCAACTGCTTGGTTTCGACGCCTGTGTACAGTGCGGCAAATGCGAAGCGGCGTGCCCGGCCTTTGCTGCCGGCCAGCCGCTGAACCCGAAAAAGCTGATCCAGGACATGGTGGTCGGCCTGGCCGGTGGCACCGATGCCAAGTTCGCCGGCAGCCCGTATCCGGGCAAACCCATAGGCGAGCATGGCGGCAATCCTCATCAACCGATCGTCAACGGCCTGGTGGACGCTGAGACGTTGTGGTCGTGCACCACCTGCCGCGCCTGCGTGGAAGAATGCCCGATGATGATCGAGCACGTGGATGCCATCGTCGACATGCGCCGTCACCTGACCCTGGAAAAAGGCGCCACACCGAACAAGGGCGCCGAAGTCCTGGAAAACCTGATCGCCACCGATAACCCAGGCGGCTTCGCACCTGGCGGCCGTCTGAACTGGGCCGCGGACTTGAACCTGCCGCTGCTCAGCGACAACGGCAGCTGCGAAGTGCTGTTCTGGGTCGGTGACGGTGCCTTCGACATGCGCAACCAACGAACCCTGCGCGCATTCGTCAAAGTGCTGAAAGCCGCCAAGGTCGACTTCGCGGTACTCGGCCTGGAGGAGCGCGACAGCGGGGACGTTGCGCGGCGCCTGGGCGATGAAGCCACGTTCCAGCTGTTGGCTACGCGCAATATCCAGACCCTGGCCAAGTACAGCTTCAAGCGCATCGTCACCTGTGACCCCCACAGTTTCCATGTGCTGAAAAACGAGTACGGTGCGTTCAACGGCAATTACCTCGTGCAGCACCACAGCACCTTCATGGCCGAGCTGATCGGCGATGGTGCGCTGAACCTGGGCCAGCACAAAGGCAACAGCGTGACCTACCACGACCCTTGTTACCTGGGCCGCTACAACGGCGAATACGAGGCACCGCGCCAAGTGCTGCGGGCGCTCGGGATCGAGGTCAAGGAAATGCAACGTTCGGGCTTCCGTTCGCGCTGCTGCGGTGGCGGTGGCGGCGCGCCGATCACCGATATTCCCGGCAAGCAACGTATCCCGGATATGCGCATGGATGACATCCGTGAAACCGGCGCCGAGCTGGTGGCTGTAGGTTGCCCGCAATGTACGGCGATGCTTGAGGGCGTGGTCGAACCACGCCCATTGATCAAAGACATCGCGGAGCTGGTGGCCGACGCTTTGCTTGAGGACCCGGCACCGGTCAAGACCCCGATCAAACGTGAACCTGCGGAGGTGCACTGA
- a CDS encoding tyrosinase family protein has protein sequence MKIRKEIRTLSGHEWMEFLNALLAVKAAKEYDKFVHWHHAVMVPTVHPHEPQDPDYRNGAHLGPAFLPWHREMLLQLEAVILRVTQKEIAIPYWDWTLDAAEPWISPVWGLIGGNGDPKDYFRVQDGPFAHKFNNWDVPGYPQDGLPEPGLKRQFGQWVFTLPTPDDLNKAMNEEIYDEPYYNASPFNRGFRNRLEGWITQKGDPQVTTPGSQLHNRVHLWIGGNMLAMTSPEDPVFFLHHCFVDKVWADWQAKMELGKPTLAPHYCPMEGGPPGHNFDDVLKPWTNRIRDVMDITALDYAYDPSPPLVLPKPRFKSPFMT, from the coding sequence ATGAAGATACGTAAGGAAATTCGCACATTGAGCGGGCATGAGTGGATGGAATTTCTCAATGCGTTGTTGGCGGTCAAAGCCGCGAAAGAATACGACAAGTTTGTCCATTGGCACCACGCAGTAATGGTACCTACTGTCCATCCTCATGAACCCCAGGACCCCGACTATCGTAACGGTGCGCACTTGGGCCCTGCCTTTTTGCCTTGGCACCGTGAAATGTTGCTGCAGTTGGAAGCGGTCATTCTGCGCGTCACTCAAAAAGAAATAGCGATCCCTTACTGGGATTGGACACTGGACGCGGCAGAGCCCTGGATCTCACCGGTATGGGGGCTGATAGGCGGTAACGGTGATCCTAAAGATTACTTCAGGGTGCAAGATGGACCCTTTGCACACAAATTTAATAATTGGGACGTACCCGGGTATCCGCAAGACGGTCTACCAGAGCCGGGTCTGAAACGGCAGTTTGGGCAATGGGTCTTTACGTTGCCGACGCCTGACGATTTGAACAAGGCAATGAACGAAGAAATCTATGACGAGCCCTATTACAACGCCAGCCCGTTCAATCGAGGTTTTCGAAACCGTCTGGAAGGTTGGATTACCCAGAAGGGTGACCCGCAAGTCACCACCCCGGGTTCGCAGTTGCACAATCGAGTTCACCTGTGGATCGGTGGCAACATGCTGGCGATGACCTCACCTGAGGATCCGGTGTTTTTTCTGCATCACTGCTTCGTCGACAAGGTCTGGGCCGATTGGCAGGCGAAGATGGAGCTGGGTAAACCCACCCTGGCACCTCATTATTGTCCAATGGAGGGTGGTCCGCCTGGGCACAATTTCGATGACGTACTCAAACCCTGGACCAATCGTATCCGCGATGTAATGGATATCACCGCATTGGATTACGCCTACGATCCCAGCCCTCCATTGGTATTGCCCAAGCCCCGCTTCAAGTCACCCTTCATGACTTGA
- a CDS encoding lytic polysaccharide monooxygenase yields the protein MNILTKKLGTWALAAMSLLPLVGWTHGALDIPPSRAVNCQATGGYWQSEDGSSIVDRGCRESARIFNTPAGKVFAAQQWNEVAHIPGINNPSLDQIKAVIKDGLICSANDPRKASLDQPTPYWTKADVIPGHSLTMRLIGTAPHVPSKFYAFVSRAGFNTATDTLKWSDLVQLGQVETFTVARTDWQTPPKIAGAAGFFEITRTIPTGLSGNGLIVGIWVRNDPNGEFFISCADVSFQGGSIPEQFHNIGTFIAAEMQTLKPGDSVHFRIFDNKGERKELVDITHKITTANLAPAKWGKEIADKVDPAIARIGERHGQDIVFNQQNPLINATFATVKDYSQAMSIIAGQDPGPVDPAPPVARITGPTSLKSGQAFTFSGTQSTGANGPVRYEWAVPGMTGAEDAATVSGKAQMVSEPTPLKARLTVKDQENGKTDTAEFGFTVLPADPGQYPPYVPEGLHEAGKTYSHQGKNYKCKHAPWCSGSPRYYEPGAGLAWQEAWDEQ from the coding sequence ATGAATATACTCACGAAAAAACTTGGCACATGGGCGCTGGCAGCAATGTCTCTGCTACCGCTTGTAGGGTGGACGCACGGGGCGCTGGACATTCCGCCGTCACGCGCAGTGAACTGCCAGGCAACCGGGGGCTACTGGCAATCCGAGGATGGCTCCTCCATCGTCGACAGGGGTTGCCGAGAATCCGCCAGGATATTCAACACCCCCGCCGGAAAAGTATTTGCAGCCCAACAATGGAATGAAGTCGCTCATATTCCTGGCATCAACAATCCCTCGCTGGATCAGATCAAGGCCGTGATCAAGGATGGACTGATCTGTTCTGCGAATGACCCTAGAAAAGCCAGCCTGGACCAACCTACGCCCTACTGGACCAAGGCGGATGTCATTCCCGGCCATTCATTGACCATGCGTCTGATCGGTACGGCTCCCCACGTGCCCAGCAAGTTTTATGCTTTTGTCAGCAGGGCCGGCTTCAATACGGCCACTGACACGCTGAAATGGAGCGATCTGGTGCAGTTGGGCCAGGTCGAGACGTTCACTGTCGCCAGGACAGACTGGCAGACGCCACCCAAGATAGCGGGGGCAGCAGGTTTCTTCGAAATTACCAGAACGATTCCAACGGGCCTATCGGGTAACGGCCTGATCGTCGGTATTTGGGTAAGGAATGACCCGAATGGAGAGTTTTTCATCTCGTGTGCGGATGTGAGTTTCCAGGGAGGAAGCATACCCGAGCAATTTCACAATATCGGCACGTTTATCGCCGCCGAGATGCAGACCCTGAAGCCAGGCGACTCCGTACACTTCCGCATCTTTGATAACAAAGGGGAGAGAAAGGAGCTGGTGGATATCACCCATAAGATCACCACGGCTAATTTAGCGCCCGCCAAATGGGGCAAGGAAATAGCCGATAAAGTCGATCCTGCCATTGCCAGAATTGGCGAGCGACATGGCCAGGATATCGTGTTCAACCAGCAAAACCCGCTGATCAACGCGACGTTTGCCACGGTAAAAGATTACAGCCAGGCGATGTCGATTATTGCCGGGCAAGATCCAGGCCCGGTGGATCCGGCGCCACCGGTGGCACGCATCACCGGCCCGACATCCCTGAAATCGGGGCAAGCCTTTACGTTCAGCGGTACGCAATCGACTGGCGCCAACGGCCCTGTGCGTTATGAGTGGGCAGTTCCGGGCATGACTGGCGCAGAAGACGCCGCGACCGTCAGCGGCAAAGCCCAGATGGTTTCCGAACCGACACCGCTCAAGGCAAGGCTGACGGTTAAAGACCAGGAAAATGGCAAAACCGACACGGCTGAATTTGGCTTTACCGTTCTCCCCGCAGACCCTGGACAGTACCCGCCCTATGTGCCGGAAGGTCTACACGAAGCGGGCAAAACCTACTCCCATCAGGGTAAAAATTATAAGTGCAAACACGCCCCGTGGTGCTCAGGGTCGCCACGATATTACGAGCCCGGCGCGGGCCTGGCCTGGCAAGAGGCGTGGGACGAGCAATAA